The Bacteroides acidifaciens genome includes a region encoding these proteins:
- a CDS encoding PCMD domain-containing protein produces the protein MIQKIVHRLLMAGFVAFFSSLSLMAQHRVEMVPFGDMDQWVDRQIKESGIIGGNTKNVYAIGPTSVIKGDQVYKNMGGSPWGTSNVMAKVAGITKTNTSVFPEKRGDGYCARLDTRMESVKVLGLVNITVLAAGSIFTGSVHEPIKGTKNPQQMLQTGIPFTKKPVALQFDYKVKMSERENRIRATGFSKITDVPGKDYPAAILFLQKRWEDAEGNVYAKRIGTMVTYYYHSTDWKNNVSYEIMYGDITGRPEYKAHMMRLQVTESYTVNSKGESVPIHEVAWGNEEDVPTHMCLQFTSSHGGAYIGSPGNSLWIDNVKLVY, from the coding sequence ATGATTCAAAAAATCGTTCATCGCCTGTTGATGGCAGGTTTCGTGGCATTTTTTTCTTCCTTGTCTTTGATGGCGCAACATAGAGTGGAAATGGTTCCTTTTGGAGACATGGACCAATGGGTAGACCGTCAGATAAAGGAGTCGGGCATTATTGGTGGGAATACAAAAAATGTATATGCGATAGGACCGACGTCTGTAATCAAGGGGGATCAGGTTTATAAGAATATGGGTGGCTCGCCTTGGGGGACTTCAAATGTGATGGCAAAGGTGGCAGGTATTACGAAGACAAACACTTCGGTTTTCCCAGAAAAGAGGGGAGATGGATACTGTGCACGGTTGGATACACGTATGGAGAGTGTGAAGGTGTTGGGGCTCGTCAATATTACGGTGTTGGCGGCAGGCTCTATTTTTACCGGTTCGGTACATGAACCCATTAAAGGTACTAAGAATCCTCAGCAGATGTTACAGACGGGGATTCCGTTCACCAAAAAACCGGTCGCTCTCCAGTTTGATTATAAAGTAAAGATGTCCGAACGGGAGAACCGTATCCGTGCTACTGGCTTCAGCAAGATAACGGATGTACCTGGTAAAGATTATCCGGCGGCTATTCTGTTTTTGCAGAAACGTTGGGAAGATGCAGAGGGAAATGTATATGCCAAGCGCATTGGTACGATGGTGACCTATTACTATCATTCAACGGATTGGAAGAATAATGTTTCTTATGAGATTATGTATGGTGACATAACAGGTCGTCCTGAATATAAAGCCCACATGATGCGTTTGCAGGTTACTGAAAGTTATACGGTCAACAGTAAAGGTGAAAGTGTACCTATTCATGAAGTGGCTTGGGGAAATGAGGAAGATGTCCCGACTCATATGTGTCTTCAGTTTACATCCAGTCATGGTGGTGCTTATATCGGTTCGCCGGGAAATTCACTATGGATTGATAATGTAAAATTGGTATATTAA
- a CDS encoding OmpA family protein produces MKKGLLFVLLAAASVCLSAQEKEKAAKSYRVETNLFGANWFISGGVGAQMYFGDNDSEAGFGKRLAPALDIAVGKWFTPGLGLRVAYNGLQAKGASPEADDLYVKGGTYSNGYYKQKWNVANFHGDVMFNLSNMFCGYNEERVYSFIPYVGVGLVHSWTKPTESNLGVNAGLINRFRLSPVWDLNVELRGLLMKNAFGGAGKEGMAGLTVGVTYKFKKRGWDAVPTVPMVPESQLNDMRDRVNALKGENESLKRDLVEARNKKPEVIVKKEVVSAIPRLVVVFNIGKSNIAKREYMNIETMAKAIKENSGKVYTITGYADKGTGSAEYNMKLSKKRAEAVRDLMVNEFGVPASQLKVDYKGGVSNMFYDSAKLSRVAIVEE; encoded by the coding sequence ATGAAGAAGGGTTTATTGTTTGTTTTATTGGCAGCAGCCTCAGTATGTCTGTCTGCTCAAGAAAAAGAAAAAGCAGCAAAGAGTTATAGAGTAGAGACAAATCTCTTTGGCGCTAATTGGTTTATCAGCGGTGGCGTTGGTGCGCAAATGTACTTCGGTGACAACGACAGTGAGGCTGGTTTTGGAAAACGTCTTGCCCCGGCACTTGATATTGCCGTAGGTAAGTGGTTTACACCGGGATTGGGATTGCGTGTTGCATATAATGGTCTTCAGGCTAAAGGGGCATCTCCAGAAGCAGATGACCTCTATGTAAAAGGCGGTACTTATTCTAATGGGTATTACAAACAAAAATGGAATGTTGCTAATTTCCATGGTGATGTGATGTTCAACCTTTCTAATATGTTCTGCGGGTATAACGAGGAACGCGTTTACTCATTTATTCCTTATGTAGGTGTTGGGTTGGTACATTCATGGACAAAACCGACAGAGAGCAACTTAGGTGTGAATGCAGGTTTGATTAACCGTTTCCGTCTTTCTCCGGTATGGGATCTTAATGTAGAATTGCGTGGATTGCTGATGAAGAATGCTTTCGGTGGTGCAGGCAAGGAAGGTATGGCCGGTTTAACTGTAGGTGTTACTTATAAATTCAAGAAACGCGGTTGGGATGCTGTTCCTACTGTTCCTATGGTTCCGGAGAGTCAGTTGAACGATATGAGAGACAGAGTGAATGCTTTGAAGGGTGAAAACGAATCTTTGAAACGCGATTTGGTTGAAGCACGTAACAAGAAACCGGAAGTAATCGTTAAGAAGGAAGTCGTATCTGCTATCCCACGTTTGGTTGTTGTATTCAATATCGGTAAGAGTAATATCGCCAAGAGAGAATACATGAACATTGAGACTATGGCTAAAGCTATCAAAGAAAATTCAGGTAAGGTATATACTATAACCGGATATGCTGATAAGGGTACTGGTTCTGCTGAATACAACATGAAGTTGAGTAAGAAGAGAGCTGAAGCTGTTCGTGATTTGATGGTTAACGAATTTGGTGTGCCGGCTTCTCAATTGAAGGTTGATTACAAGGGTGGTGTAAGCAATATGTTCTATGATAGCGCTAAACTAAGCCGTGTAGCTATCGTTGAAGAATAA